In one Paramormyrops kingsleyae isolate MSU_618 chromosome 18, PKINGS_0.4, whole genome shotgun sequence genomic region, the following are encoded:
- the polr2j gene encoding DNA-directed RNA polymerase II subunit RPB11-a yields MNAPPAFESFLLFEGEKKITIVKDTKVPNACLFTLNKEDHTLGNIIRSQLLKDPQVLFAGYKVPHPLEHKIVIRVQTTPDYSPQEAFTNAITDLISELSLLEERFRVAIKDKQEGIE; encoded by the exons ATGAACGCACCACCAGCTTTTGAGTCATTTTTGCTGTTTGAGGGAGAGAAAAA AATTACTATAGTAAAGGACACCAAGGTGCCCAATGCCTGCCTTTTCACGTTGAACAAAGAAGACCACACACTTGGCAACATCATCCGATC GCAGCTGCTGAAGGACCCTCAGGTGCTCTTTGCAGGGTACAAAGTCCCCCATCCCCTGGAACACAAGATTGTCATCCGCGTCCAGACCACCCCAGATTACAGCCCGCAGGAAGCCTTCACCAACGCCATCACGGATCTCATCAGTGAGCTGTCCTTGCTGGAGGAGAGGTTCAGG GTGGCCATCAAGGATAAACAGGAGGGTATTGAGTGA
- the alkbh4 gene encoding alpha-ketoglutarate-dependent dioxygenase alkB homolog 4, with translation MAAEQYKPAEICGCKGIRSCLICEKINGKERAQDSNHSTLHYFKYEPSLRQAIRNEGGVQESFPFPGVFLWKDFVSEEKEKELVKRMDQDCWKESQSGRRKQDFGPKVNFKKQRVHLGGFRGLPASSRDLVMQMRQESLLLGFQPVEQCNLDYDPVRGSAIDPHLDDSWLWGERLVTLSLLSDTVVTMSRNDRLEELQLGNVQGEVRVSVELPRRALIVLYDEARHRWKHAIYRKDICERRVCSTYRELSAEFLPGGRQEALGKQLLDVARSFQGVPV, from the exons ATGGCAGCGGAACAGTACAAACCAGCCGAGATTTGTGGCTGTAAAGGAATCCGGTCTTGTCTTATCTGCGAAAAAATCAACGGTAAAGAAAGAGCACAAGACAGCAATCACTCG acgtTACACTATTTCAAGTATGAGCCATCCCTGCGGCAGGCTATACGAAATGAGGGTGGTGTTCAAGAGTCGTTCCCCTTCCCTGGTGTCTTTCTGTGGAAAGACTTCGTGTCggaggagaaggagaaagaGCTGGTGAAGAGAATGGACCAGGATTGTTGGAAGGAGTCGCAGTCTGGTCGTAGGAAGCAG GACTTTGGGCCCAAAGTGAACTTCAAAAAGCAACGTGTCCATTTAGGAGGATTCAGGGGCCTGCCTGCCAGTAGCCGGGATCTGGTGATGCAAATGAGGCAGGAATCATTGTTACTGGGCTTTCAGCCCGTGGAGCAATGCAACCTGGACTATGACCCAGTGCGGGGGTCTGCCATTGACCCCCATCTGGATGACAGCTGGCTGTGGGGGGAACGCCTGGTCACCCTCAGTCTTCTCTCGGACACAGTCGTTACGATGAGTAGGAACGACCGGCTGGAAGAACTCCAGCTGGGAAACGTGCAAGGAGAAGTACGAGTGTCGGTGGAGCTTCCTCGCAGGGCGCTGATCGTGCTTTATGACGAGGCTCGCCACAGGTGGAAGCACGCCATCTACCGGAAGGACATCTGTGAGCGCCGGGTGTGCAGCACGTACAGGGAGCTGTCAGCGGAGTTCCTCCCTGGTGGACGGCAGGAAGCCCTTGGGAAACAGCTACTGGACGTAGCCCGGAGTTTCCAAGGAGTGCCCGTATGA